The Lolium rigidum isolate FL_2022 chromosome 1, APGP_CSIRO_Lrig_0.1, whole genome shotgun sequence region ggatttctgctatgcaagaggagatgcaatcgcttgacaagaatggcacatggaatgttgtgcccttgcctaaacaaaagaaggttgtccgctgtaagtggatatttaaaagaaagaaaggtttgtctcctaatgagcctctgaggtttaaggcaaggttagtagcaaaaggtttcagccaaattccaggtattgattataatgatatatTCTCTCCGGTAGTGAAGCATAGTttcattcgtgcattctttggtattgtggctatgcatgatcttgagcttgagcagctagatataaagactgcttttctgcatggtgagtttgaggaggagatatacatggaccaacctgaaggttttgttgtgcctggtaaggaggatcttgtttgcaagctaaagaggtccctttatggtttgaaacagtctccaagacagtggtataaaaggtttgattcgtttatgattgcacataagtttaagagatctcggtatgatagttgtgtttatatcaagtttttTAATGTATCACCAATATACTTTCTGTTATATGTtgagatatgttgattgctgccaagaggaaGAAAGacatcactactttaaagtcacaattaagtagtgagtttgagatgaaggatcttggtgctgctaagaaaatactaggtatggaaattacaagagacaaaaaatctagtgtgttatttcttagtcagcaaaattacattcagaaagttcttcatcgttttaatatgcatgatgcaaagtctgttagtacacctattCCTTCTCACTTTACATTGTCAGCATtacaatgtcctagtactgacggagatattgagtacatgtgacgagttccatattctagtgttgttggttccttgatgtatgccatggtttgttctcgccctgatttatcatatgctatgagtttggtctggCGATACATGGCTGATCCTAGTAAAGAACATTGAAAGTTTTTTAGTGGATTTTcatgtaccttcgtggcacatctaaagcttgcttgaagtttggcaagaccggtgaggaactcgtaggctatgtggattcagattttgctaccgatttggataagagaagacccctcacaggttatgtgttcactgttggtgcatgtgctgtgagttggaaggcaacgttacaacctgttgttgcccaatctacgaccgaaacagaatatatagcaattaatgaagcttgcaaagagcctgtttggttgaaaggtttgtatgctgagctttttGAAGATGATTCTTGTATTAACTTGTTTTCTGGCAGtcgaagtgcaatataccttactaaagatcaaatgtttctatgagaggacaaagcacattgatatcaagtaccattatgtgcgcgacattgttgctcaaggtaaactgaaggtatgcaagataagtactcatgataatcctgctgatatgatgacaaagccagttcttgtttccaagtttgagctttgctcaagcttggtttgttggcgccagcaagtgttttttctttgttgttcagggagattgttgaagttcatgctacaagatagaatttgtctcaaggtggagtttgctatattgtgatccaaattcatatactaaaggaaggctaacttctgacgagcggagcgaggcccgtcgccgggtaggcttgggccgaagtgtacagtacggatcgttggcaccgcctatatatacatcttgtaagcagccggctagggtttatcagattataagataacccacggcgtttgtaaacactcctcgATATAGTgatgttttgctggctggcgcccgtggtttttctccTTCTGTGTTAGaatgggttttccacgttaaatcttgtgtctccgctgcgtttacctttatcgttcttcgttatttgcttgtctctTTTATAACACAAACGAATCCCCATATGAGAGCAACTTGCCCACCCAACTCGTGAGCTTTATCTCAAAACGGTCTTCAACTATTTTCCATACACTACTTTTAAGTTTGCGTAAGTGAATAGGGATTCCCAAATATATATAAGGGGACCATCCAGCCTCACACCCAAAAAATTAATATATTGTTCGTCAACCTCTTTCTCAAAAATAGAAGACTTCCCTCTTATGGAAGAAAACAAAGTTATAAGTTCCAATTATTTTTAAAAGTAGGCATAGATAAAGAGGATAGGCAGATACATACATGCATAGTTTAAAAAACACCCCAACAAGCTAGTGAACTGGTGAGGTGACTTGCTCATTGGTTCATTGGTCTAACCGTCGGCTCAGCCGGTTAGAGAGCAACCAAAAAACCATCAAAATTATTAAATAATTAAGTCGATTCCTAAAAAAAAAAGCCCTAAATCTTATATATAGTATTTACTTCTGTAGAATATATCAAAAGAAGCTTAGCCGAGATACTTTGCTTAGAGGATCTCCAACAGACACACTAAAATAGGATGGTGTTTAAAaactgtctttttttttttgcacgggAGCGCAAAAAACATGCTCCAACAGATGCCAAGTCATATGTTGTGCTCAGAAAATTTGTGCATGCCCAAAAAAAGCTCAATCGTGCACCGCATATTTGTGGTGCGCACTACTGCACGCTGCAAAATAGAACTTTCGTGTGGGCATCCCAATCGACAATCTGAAGTCTCGTGTGCAAAATCACTTGCATCCCTCCTCGACCTCGGCTGGTGAAATTCTAGCCATGCTGGGCGGTTCTGGCACTCCCCCACCCCTCCCTTCTTCTTTGCCCCCTTCGCTGCCGCCGAAGCAATTCCATTTGCTCAGAAACCACCAAGCCACCAGCGCATCCAACCCTAACACCGCCATTGTCTGCGGTCAGATGTTTGTGCCGCCACGGTCCCGCGTCGCATTGATGCTAGTCCCACCTCCGGCGCCCATCACTAAGATAAGGAAGCTGACACTGGCCAGTGAGAAGCGGGTGGTGTCTTCAGTGGTGCCACGACAGAAGAAGGGCAAAATCAGCGCCAGGCTGTAAGGCAAACCCCCGACAGTGAATGCCAAGCAGGCGACTAAAAAATTCCAGACACTGCCACTTCCCCCGGTGCCACCCCCGCCGGTAGCAACTGAAGAGGAGGTTAAGCTGTTTGTTGTACACACGCGTTTTCGGCGTAATGTCTGATAGGTACGCAgtttgttttttttcttgttttcaatTATGTAGATGAATATAAATGATCAATTGAAATTTAGGTTTGATGAGTGTTCAATTTGGTTTTTTTGTAGTGTTGATTATGAAACGTTTATGTCAACTATGAAAATTGGTTTCACACATTCATAAGATCATCGGTCTCAATATATACCCTCACAAGAATATGACCGACAATATATATGATGATATCCACTTGGAGGTTGAAGGTGGGGTGAGAGTTTTGTTGTTGCACCGAGGGGGAGATCGGCCAATTATAACGGGTGGATTCATGGCTTGCATGGTAGCTCCCAATCCTCCTATGGGTGGTGGCTTTGGACCTTCGATGGGTGATGCCATGGGCTCCTACAATATTCCCAACATCGATGTTTCGAATGAATAAGACGAAGAAACCAATGGTGAAGATGACGCATGAGTGTCGTTTGCATTGTTTTCATGATTGTGATGTGCTTGTATGAACATAGATTATTTTTGTGAACTTGTTTGTGTTCAACTATGCTATGCTTTTGAACCATGTCATGTATTTGGACTATGCTATATACGATTACTTGTGACATGAAGATAAAGAACAAATTAGTTCCATTAGCTACAGTACGAGAGGCATAACTTGTAGCAAAGTAGTTTTGTAAGTTATAGTAACCACATGCCGTAAAGAAACTTATACTTTTGGCAGAAAAAAAGGCATATGTCTCAAATGTCCTGTATATCCATGAACCTTtagaaaaaaattctcaaaacttTCACATGATTTTCCATGATGTTTACAAGGTAGATCTGATTCCGAGAGCACATTTGTGTTCTTGGTGGTCAGTAGGTTTTTACCTAGCACGTAAATTTTGTGATGTTCAAAGTTACTTACTCATGCATATTCTATACAGCTTGACTTTTAATTTTCAAATAAGTATATTAATAGGATTAAAATTCCATTTCTACACTCACACGTGACTTTCTTGGTGTAAAATGTTTTTTCCAGAAATAAATCATTGCTCATGTGGTTTCAGATGGAATTAGATGCATGATTAGGTTCAAACCAATCGTCATGCTGCTGATTTCTGGAAACTTTAGTGCTATGGAGATTAACCTGCCAACTTGCAAGGTTGCAAATGGAGAACATTAACTAGAAACAAGAGTGGTGATTTGCAGAGCTAGAACAAAATTTCATGGCACAGATACGTTGACAAGCTACAACTACATGGTATATATGATATGATGCTGTACAACTACATGGAGTAGTAGAGAACTAGCAGTCTAGCACACATGTGAGCATGCGTGCACCTTGCCGGAGACCAACTTGGGTGACCGGCCGGCGGAGGCCTACACCGGCAGCTCCGTCGTCAACGCGGGCTGATCGTCCTCTTCCGGCGGCTCAACCTCCGCGCGGCAAAGCGGGCACGTGTCGTGCGACGCCAGCCACAGGTCGATGCACTCCACGTGGTACAGGTGCTTGCACAAGGGCAGCAACCGCACCATCTCGCCTGCTTGCACCGTGCCGAGGCACACCGAGCACTGCGCACCGTCGCCGCTGCCGCTGTGCCTGGCAGACCCGGTGTACGCGAACTCCGGTATCTTGGTGAGGTCCACGCTGCGACCACGGCCTCCCGCCGCGTCCGTatccgccgcggcggcggcgaccggtgCTCGGTTGCGGATATGGTagcagaagaagacgaggacgaagatgatcgcGACGCCCaccaggccgacgcaggtgtagctgaAGATCACCGTCCCTTTGTTGAGGTGATGCGCGCGCTCCGAGTTTGGCATAGCCGTCGGTCCGAAGGAGGCCATGGATCGAGCTTGCTGCTTCTGCTTCGAAGACTTCCGTCGGCCGGCCTGCCGTAGGTAGATGATCGAGCTCCGACGACCTTATCATGCGGGAGATATGGGTGGATGCGTGGTACGGTGGCCAGTTGGTGCGTTTTCTAGTGTTGCGGGTGGGCGAATTCAGAATTATAGTCGCAGCTGTCAGCAATTTAGCATTGACTTTGTACTTGTACTTGCAATAGCTTGAGAGAGTGGCACGCATGACGAGCGACAGTAGTACTAATTTAGAGATGGGAGACACTGTCAACTCTCTTTTTTTTCGAAAAGAGGATAACCCCCGCCACTTTGTCAACTCTCTACGCACACTAGCTAGTTGTAAAACAAATAATAATAATCTAAAACCTACAAGTGGTGAGCGTAATCCAGGAGATTTTGCACGGAAACGACAgtgtgatttttaaaattttagtaCAAACGGGCTCGCtctattcaccacatgaaatgctTACAATGCCGACGGTCCCGAATCCTCGGCAAACAGGAAAAAGCTCTCAACATTGGGTACGTAGAGGGGTGGCTCTCGGCATAGAGCCGTTGGAATCTAAGGTGTTTGGATTGCTATCGAACCATATCCAACCAATTTTTTGGTCATGATCAAAAGATTGGTTGTTGTTTTGATAGTTGCCAACTTTTTGTTTGCCAATGCTTTACTACCAAGtttaattagttcaagtttttaGTCAATGTTGACCAACTTGTGGGGCAAGAAATAGCTCAACTAAAATATTGGctagccaaaattttggtagggCAATCTCGGgcacaaaccaaacacacccctTCCGCAAATGAATACTGTGAGTTATGACTAAGCAttttatttgtggagattaactTGCAAACTTACAAATTGAGAACAGGCACAATGAGTGGTGATCTTGCATACCCGGAAAAACTTTCGTATGAATGGAAATGCATTTACATGTTAATTACTACAACTACTGTACATGTTGATGCTGTATATTAACCGATAAGGAGAACTGGCACACATGTGACAAGCTAcaactaatttgcatgcaccttgCCGGAGACCAACTA contains the following coding sequences:
- the LOC124684793 gene encoding RING-H2 finger protein ATL39-like — translated: MASFGPTAMPNSERAHHLNKGTVIFSYTCVGLVGVAIIFVLVFFCYHIRNRAPVAAAAADTDAAGGRGRSVDLTKIPEFAYTGSARHSGSGDGAQCSVCLGTVQAGEMVRLLPLCKHLYHVECIDLWLASHDTCPLCRAEVEPPEEDDQPALTTELPV